The proteins below come from a single Rhizobium etli CFN 42 genomic window:
- a CDS encoding DUF488 domain-containing protein — MALHIKRVYEPKEDRDGTRVLVDRLWPRGLKKQEAAVDVWLKEIAPSPALRRWFGHDPAKWSEFQRRYRDELKKNSSAVEELGRRIGESDVTLLYAAKDPDHNHAIVLQRFIGDN, encoded by the coding sequence ATGGCCTTGCACATCAAACGAGTCTACGAGCCAAAAGAAGACCGGGACGGCACGCGTGTTCTGGTCGACAGGTTGTGGCCGCGCGGCTTGAAGAAGCAGGAGGCGGCCGTCGATGTCTGGTTGAAAGAGATCGCGCCCAGCCCGGCGCTGCGCCGATGGTTCGGCCACGACCCCGCCAAATGGAGCGAGTTCCAGCGCCGCTATCGCGACGAGCTCAAAAAGAACTCGTCAGCTGTGGAGGAACTCGGACGCCGGATCGGGGAATCGGACGTCACACTTCTCTATGCGGCAAAAGATCCAGACCACAACCATGCGATCGTGCTCCAGCGCTTCATCGGCGACAACTGA